In the Sorghum bicolor cultivar BTx623 chromosome 4, Sorghum_bicolor_NCBIv3, whole genome shotgun sequence genome, AACTAGCAGGCTGGAACTAGCTAGCGAACAACAATCTCAGCGATCACATTGTATGATCCTACGATTTATGATGTTATCATTGTTTTTTTAATAATGGAACAAAGTCGATGTTATCATTGTTTTTTTGTATGATCTTAtttgtcttatttaaaaatttgtataaatatagttaaatttaagttatttttgaagaacttttattaataaatcaagCCACGACAAAATAAGTGATATTTTGCATACatttttgaataaaacgagTGGTTAAACTTGGGGTCTGTTTGatttcccttgctaaattttagccaactaaactttagtcactttagtagttaaagttccaaacacactaattaaaaaaagaactaaaatagtttagtctcactagtcatccaagagtagctaaaataaccaaacagggccttggtgttaaaaaagtcaaatgttTTGTAATTTGGGATAGGTTGAGTGTAAATTTTATTTCAATACCGATTTGAATCCAGTCAAAGCTCATCCAGACACACTTCTTTAAGGTTTATTTTAATGTTGAATTTCAACTATCATGTTGAATGCTGATGTCTTTATCCTACTGATCATAGTTCTACAAAATAACTACCTATAGATTAATCGCCATTTTATTGTCTTCTTTTCATCATACGGGGGCTGGTCTAGCAAAAGCTGTAGCACAGTAGTATCAATTTAGACCTCACGTGCTTAATGCTACCCGTTATCCTACATGAAGTAATTTCGGTATCCATTGATTTGCCATTTTCTAATTCACCTTTGGTTCATACAGTTCCCCTGCTTATTGAACTTCTCTGAACATCATTTTTTTTCATGTTTCTTCAGAGACATTGATTCTTAATTTGCAGGGTAACTAAAGCATGCTGTCTAGCTTGGAGCATGTGGTTTTAGATGGGAATCTTGTTAGCATTTTCCGTGATGATTATAGTTCCTTGTAGTCAACTCTAGATTAAGAAGTTGAGactaaataaaacttagttcaGCTGACCTGCTATTCTTTTTAATGTTTTAGGACTAAGAAACCGCATTCTATGTTGCTTTAGGCTCTCAAGATCCATGTGTAGATACAGAGTTACAATTCTCCTTCCAAAAGTGTATGATCCTATCAGTTTCCCGTTCAACAAACACAAAAACATCAGTTTCCCATTTAATTTCTATGTCTATACAATACAACTATATAGTATACTCCACAAACAAGATGCTGTTTTGACATAAACTCTGGTGACATTCAGACGGAGAGATCATAGATATAGAAGTGAATTTGCAATAACTAAAGATTTTTTTAGCGATCGTGCTTGTGCAcgtttttcattaagaagaCTGGAACAgagttagagcaactccaagagaagaGCTATCCATGTTATGTATTCTATATTTGGCTATTTTAGAAGAGAAAAGAGAGTCCAACAGCTATTGTatttggtttgctaaaatagcaagtcatCTATTCCGGAGTTCTCGCATGGTAAATATAGCTTGCATGTCCCGCTAGCCATATGATTTGCCATATAGAAAGACTGTTGgagatttttgtttttttacatgattttctattttagaggTTGGCTAAATTTTGAATTTAGCCATCCATTTTTACCaactctcttggagttgctcttacagAGTTAAAAACCCCACGGTAACCCAGGTTCCAACGCTGAGAAAATAGCAAACTGGAAAacaactgaggccttgtttacatgcaaaaagttttgggattttgacactgtagcacttttgtttttatttgacaaatattatccaatgatggagtaactaggcttaaaaaattcgtctcgtgatttacagataaactgtgcaattagttatttttttatctatatttaatgattcatacatgtgccgcaagatttgatgtgacgagaaatcttgtaaagttttggatttttgggtgtatctaaacaaggccctgagaAAGTCTAGCAGATGCGAATAGACAGCAACCGATTGCGACAGCCCGTAGATTCAGTCAGACGCAAGAGTCACCAGCGAGCTCAGGTGCTTGTACCCTGCGACGCACCACTCATCAATTTCCTGACGCACAATAACTGAAGATTTGAGTAAAGAAAAAATGTactctattttaaattataagacatttaaaAAAATCTTGTAGAGTCAAACaccttaagtttgaccaaaattataaagaaaattaaaaaaatttatgacatcaactacgtatactataaaaatatagttaataaagaatctaataatatttatttgacgtcataaatgttattattttatcatatatgtttagtcaaacttaagatgatTTGATTCTTTAAAATTTTTGAAATAACTTAAAATTTGGAACGGGAAGAGTAGTAACGAAGTTATAAGCGCACAAATGGGTGAGCAAACAATTAGGTAGTTTGTATAGTTAGTATATATAAGTATACATCACCAATAATGAGAGTACATTTTTTTGTCAACAGGAAATCGAACTGCACTACAGTGTGCAATCCTGCAGCAAATAGCTACTAACGAATTTCTGCCTACGTGCGCCCAGCCCTAGCCAAACTAGTTGCTGCGAGCCAACTGGATCATTGCAGCTGCGCCTGCGCTGGTGAAGCCGCAGCCAGCGACGGCGCAGCTGGTCACCTCCGGCGCCGCCGTCGTCTCCCGCATCGCCGGCAGAGCAGGCTGCGTACGATCTCCTCCGCCCCGGAGAAAACCCTTGCAGAGCGCCGTCCAGAACGCGCGGTCCGGCCCGCCGGTCTCCGCGACCGTCCGCCGTGCCTCCTCGCCGACGCTCCTCCGGATGGCCTTCTGGCCGGTGAGGCGGTCGATGAGGTTGTGGAGGATGTCGACGGTGTACTCCGGGTGTCCCTGGATGCCCAGCGCGTGCTCCCCGACCGCGAACACCTCCACGCGCGTCTTCTCCGAGTAGGCCAGCACCGTCGCCGCCGGCGGGATCTCCCACACCTCGTCCTGGTGAACCTCGATGAGGCCGGCGCTCTGGGCCGGAAGCTCATCGGCGACGAGATCCCCGATGAGGAACTCGAGGCGGCCCTCCAGGAGGTCCGGCGCAAACGTCACCTTCCTCACCCCGACGTCCCAGCCGTTCCGTGCCCTGCCGACCCTTCCGCCCAGCGCTCGGCACAGGACCTGGTGCCCGAAGCAGACGCCGAGCACACGCTTCCTCATGGCGTGGACGGTCTGGACGAGCGCGCAGAGGCGCCGGATCCACGGCTCGTCGCCGTGCGCGTCGTGCGGGCTGCCGCTCACCACGAAGCCGTCGTACGACGCCAGGTCCTCCGGCGCCGGGAACTCGCCGGCGATCACGCGGAAGGAGTCCCACCTCTCGTCGGTGCCAccgctggcgccgtcgccgaacgCGGAGACGAAGACGGTGTAGTACCCGCCGTACACCTCCTTGGCGTACTCCGAGTCCCAGAGCGCCAGCAGCAGCGCGTAGCGCCGCCCGCTGCGTTCCGCCGCCGGCTtagtcgtcgtcgccgtcgtcatTGCCGTGATGAGCAAATTATAAACAGCCGACGATCGGAGACGAAGCTGAGCTGACCAGAGCTAGCTAGTTACGATCGAGCTTGTGAGCGTAGTGCACCAACACTGATCGATCAGCTAGCTGTGTGTGTTAATTATGGCAATTTGCAATGATCTGCAGATCGAGGGACGTACTCGGAGCTCCTATTTAAGCTGTGTGTAGGCGTGTAGCTGTAGCTAGATGGAGTGGCGTCGCGATCGCTTGTGGAACACATGCATGGCTTTGGAATATAAACTAATGATATCGAAACGCGTGCAAATTGCAGCTCAAAAAAGGAATCACAACGTGGCAGTGGGGGAAAGTGTTGGGATAGAAATCGGATGCAGTTCACATCGACCGGCATTTATTCTCTCCAAACACGGAAAGGCGGGAGAGCTAGCTACACGTACACGAGCATATTAGGCAAACTAAAATTTTCCTTCAACATAAGTCCTCGTGCATATGAGTATATGACCATTAGATTTATGGTGAGATTCGCACTAGAGAACGAATAGAGATAATATTTAATATATCTGCACATAATCTTATCGGTCACACAGCTGGCTTCACGAGTTGGCGCATGAGTATATATAGGGAAGTTTTAACAAAAGAATCAAGTAAAAGCGCTGCCAATTATATTAAAAATAGGCTTACACTAGACAGTATAATGAATCAATAATAACCAAGAAGGTccgagcaacaacaacaacaacacaaTTGAAAACAAACCAACCACAAAAATTAGTTGGAATGGGACTAAGGATGGGAATAGTGCTCCAAATGGGTACCCACGTTCTTCTCTAGTCTAGTCCATTAAGTTAGACTGGAGAAGAATCTCGGGTTCATTAAATTAGACTAGAGAAGAACATCGAGTACCCATTTAGAGCACTATCCGCATTCTTAAATGGGACCTTTAACACTTGTGAAAAAATATGTCAGATATACAACACTCACCCCACCATTGGCATGTCCTTCACAAGCTCCCCCACATTAGCTAGATGATTGCCATATAGTATCCAAATGACAGAGTTGTCAAGCTGAAGAAACCCCAAAGTCAATATTTGCATTGTCGTTCCCGATGTTGCCCCTTACCTAGTTTATGTCATGCAGGACTAGTCGCCGTATTCCGCTGCAAGTCGTGTAACCATACGGATGTGCCATCAAATCTATTTGCATCATCTTATAATGTTGTTCCACATCAGAATAATTAGTAATTCATTTGATACATAAAAGGAATATTTTTCAAGCATATATGCTGGCGTGATCTATGCATTAATTATGCAATATGTTGTCATCGGTTGAGTAACAGGAGGCCATTCAACGCTCCTGGTGACTGGCGAGGCCGAAGCGACTCGAGTGGTAAGGTAAAGTTGAGAGGGACAAAGAGATATGggtagctatatatatataatgaacgAAGAGGAACAAACGAGAAGAGAAATCATGCATGATGTCGGAGGCAATTTGTCAATGTCTCAATGACAATGGTCTACCGTTGATTACTTGTACGTCCGTGACTAGGGTCACAATCAGCTGCCAAATCACATGATGGAGTCGTAGAAATAAATAATACTAAATAACAAATTAAACAGATCAGTGAAACCTTTTGGCCCTGGCCTAGCTTACGACCCTGTCAATTGTCAACAGTGAGAAGACACAAATTGGTATGGCACTCCTATCAATAAATGCTTTAGTAGAGCTCCTTCAATAACGATTCAAGCATCATGATTATCCAATTGATACACGTGGTCATTTTTGGTAAATAAGTATACACTGTGAGTAACTAGCTACtttgttagagcaactccagcccagCATGCAAATGAGGTTTCTATTTTTTCCATTTGCATGCTGACATGTAAAAAATAGGGACCCAAATTTACTAACAACTCCAGTCCAAGACTATTTTAGTGTTCATCCTACACTTTGCAGATTAGCCCCTAGACTTTCCTACAATTCACTAGGCCTGAATCTAAAAACCTATGTGCCTGGTAATTATGCAAAGTGAAACAGAGAAAGATTAATATTTACACGGGTGCCCTTCTTCTTCTATCTTGCATACGTGACGGAGCAGAGCGTCGGGCTTCGGCCGAGTCTGGCGACAAGGTCGCCCGTGGCGGCCACGGCGGGGCCGCGCGAGCAGGGCAGGGCTAGGGCGCGCTCACGCCTACCTGCAGCTCGGCCGACGGAGGTCTGTGGCGACGCTCTTGTCCGCACACGCGGCGCCCGAGCTCGCGCCCGCTTGCGACCGCGGCGCGACTGAGCCCGCGCGTCTTGGAGGAGCGTCCGGTGGAGGCGGCGTCTGCGCCCAACAGCAGAGCCGCGGCGCCCGTGCCCGGCAGAGGTCGGCTGGAGGAACCTGCGCGAGGGGCGGCGCTCTCCGACGTCGGCATCCCTAGGGTCTTCTTCTTCCCTGCACGGATCCGCGCGCCGCGACGGAGCCGCGAGCTCGCCCAGCCGCGCCGCGACGTGGCATTCCCAGggtcttcttcttcctcgcACGGATCCATGCGCCGCGACGGAGCCGCGAGCTCGCccagccgcgccgcgccgcgatGTAGCCCACGAGCAAGTGGCGTATGGCCGCGGAGAAGCCGCACGAGCAGAGGGGGCGAGTCCGCTCGCGGAGAAGAGGGCCTCGCTCGCCGGTGCTCCTTCGCTCGGCCGGAGGGAGAGTAGGAGGCACGCACCACGGTGGAGGCAGCCGGGCCAGCTCGGAGGAGGGACAGGGGGCTGCTGGATCTGAGCACTTGAAATTATAATTCAAGAGAACATAGAAAATAGAGGCTTAAATAGGAGGTGGGCTGGAGTTAATTTTTTTGGATCAAATCCTTAGATTTGGAATAGGGGCCTGTTTAGGAGGtggcttggagttgctcttagcaaCTACAGTACTAGTACTATGTTGTTCGGAACTTAAAAGAATTACCATGAGACTTATACGTACTAGATATAAGACTATATAAATCCATTAGCACTAGTATATAAAAAAATACCAGAGTACGCTCAAATTATTCACCAGTGGTAGGGGAAAAAAATCTTATCCGTAAACATGCATTGAGCATATCTTGGAAGAATGACCATAATTTTCAACATAAAAGTTGgattattaaaaaaaaataccGCATGCACGTTTTAAGCTTTAATTTGAGCAAACTGGGGTACACAAAATGTATCCTTTCAAGCACGGGGTAAACGGGTTTCATGTTTCTACCTGGCCCCACACGAATACACGATAGTGCTGCTAAGTTACTTTTCCCTTCACCCAAACGCGTTTGCGATGGTAGGCTACACGTACATATCATATTGCATGCATGGGCCCGGGCCGCCCGGCCAGCAGCTGGCTCAAAGGCGACACACAAATCTTCTTCTAGGAATAACTTAATCGGCAACTCGCGTGCCTTATTGGTTTTATTTTAATTCATTAGTACTAATCCATTGTCAATTACCACGTCGAACGATGTTGACACCTGGAAAACCGGAGTTTGGAGCAAAAACCACGATTAAAATTCAATTTTTGGATGGTTAGGGAAGATCACTCCTCACAATccacaaagtttcttggttcATATGTCTAAATCGGCTATAAACTTATATTCCCCTTGTCTCAAAATAATTATTGTTCTCACTTTGAAaaataactttgattaaatatatattaaaaaatattaatacttatGATACATGATTAGTATAATCAGAAAGATATccgaatctagttttttaataaatttctttggagatacaaacattgcatgtattttctataaatctaatTAAATGTGCGATACAAAAACTTAAACAACTGTTATTTTGAGATGAGGGAAGTAAATAATTTGCTTCTCATCTCTCTCCTCTACTGCTCTTTAGTATACTTGCTCTATCACCACTCTATTTTAGCCATCGCCAAACCGATATCATATCACCTCAAATTAACAGTATGACAAGTTATTAGGTACAATAAGTAATAACGGCTAGCAAGTTCTAAGTTCAAAATTTATATCATAAAACAAACACATATCCACATCAGAAAAGTAAGAGTTGCCAACTATTTTTTTTGGTAATGAATTCTCTTGATTTTTAGCCTAGAAAGGAATATTGTCGAATATCCTATTTTAAAAAATTAAATCAGATAATCCAGGGGATAATCTATATCCATCGATTTTTTTTCCAATTCTATATCTTAATTGGTATACACATAAATTGGATTTAGATCATCTGTATCTACGTATAGATATAAAAACTTTTTTCTTATCCTTAGTCCTTAGAATTTAAATTTGGATTGCATCGCCCATGGGCTTTCGATTCTGTTGAGATTGCCCATGGGCTTTCGGTTCTGTTCGGATACTCTGCAGCCCGTGCCGGCACACACGTGGGCATCTTCCTCTCTCGTTTCGGTCCTGTTCGCCCCCAAACTCCGGAGGAGCCTTCCGCGCGACGCTCCACGGCTCCACCACCGCTAAAACCCTAGACGGCTAGCCCGCGCACGGAAGCGGGAGCGGAGCGGAGGCGAGCCTCTCCTGCCTCGGGTTCCCCCGGCCACCGCCCGCCGCcatgaagctgacggtgaagacCCTCAAGGGCACGCACTTCGAGATCCGGGTGCAGCCCAACGACACGGTGAGATATTCCGATCCCCCATTTTCGTTTTGAAATCTTCTCGTGCTTCTTACCGGGGTGCTTCTGAACGGGGACGGGTCCGTGGGTGTGAGCGCTTGTGGCGAGGCGGGTGGTTTCTGCGGCATTCTGATGGGGTGCGATTCAGGAAAGAGCTGAACGTTTTGCTGGAGACGTGGATTTCCTGTCTGCATGCTTAACTAGGAGCTGTCGAGAAAATGCAGTAGGGAATGCCTTTTTTGTGATGATGAAGGTATAGGTTTTGCCTGAAAACTGGAGAATGAGGTCCACAGGCGTTCATTATGGTTTATATATATTAGGATTTGATTTGAGACTTGGTGTCCTGAGTCCTGACATCCGGATGTGGCCGTGTGAGTGCTGTCCATGACATGGTTAGGGTGTGATTAGATGGTGGGAGCACGTGAAAAATCCATTTAAGGTACTGGTGTCTGATTTCGGGTTGTGACCGTGTGAGTGCTGTCCATGACATGGTTAGGGTGAAAATCCATTTAAGCATGGTTTTTGAGGCGCTGTGGCGAGGCGTGGCGCCCTACCCCCTTCACAACGCCTAGGCGACGACATATGCACATTTCAGGCGCCATGAAGGCGTTGTATAAGCTAGAATTTTAGATAATAGTGCAGCACGTACATACCTTTGTTTGTTCCCAATTCTTGAGTCTAGCACATACTAGTACAGCAAATAGAGAGCAGAGTACACAGACCAGTCCACGAGTAAAggcagagaaaaaaaaaatgtgaaTGGGAGATTTGTGGGATGAGAAGTCTAGAACAGAGGAGGCAGCAGGGGCCTGCGAGATTTGCAGGAGCAGAACTGAGGAGGCGGCAGGGGAATGGGAGTTTGGGGACCAAAACAGAGGACGTGCGGCAGGGGGCGTACGCATTTACTCAGCAGACAGAGGCAGGTGCAGATGGGTGATGGGAGTATCGAAGCAGGCAGCAAGGAGTGGTGCGGGCGGCCGACAGCGTCAGGCACTAAGGCCGGCGGGCCGCAGGTACAGACAGCCGGCGCTGACAGGGACTTGAGCAGGCGAGCTTCAACCCAGGGAGCAGCCTAGCGGAGATgccaagccgccgccgccaagggCTTCAGGTCCGCCTGCCGCCTTCTCttttcctctctctccctctctccgtGAAGTCGCGCGCACCCACACTATGACTCCGAGCGGTCGATTTCCTGCTCGAAGAGCATATATGAGGCAGTTCCCGCCCTTTCCCCTTGTAGCACGGATGATTCCCACCCAATTTTTGTGCCCCGACACCCCACCCAGATTTCTGTCTGGCGTCTCTGCAGTCTTATAGGCGTCCGCCCGATGCCATTCCATGCCTAGGTGACGCCTAATCGTGTAAGGCGGATGCCATACACGTGGAGGTCGTGGCCACCCCGACGCCCAGCACCCGTCGCATGCCTTGTCATCTAGGTGACGCCTCATAAACCATGCATTTAAGGTACTGGTCTCTGATTTCAGGCTGTGAGTGTTGTCCATGACATGGTTAGGGTGTGATTAGATGGTGGAAGCATGTGAAAATCCATTTAAGGTACTGGTCTCTGATTTCGCGTTGTGACCGTGTGAGTGCTGTCCATGACATGGTTAGGGTGTGATTAGATGGTGAGAGCACGTGAAAATCCATTTAAGGCACTGGTTTCTGATGTATACATTTGGCAAGTGCCAGGTCTTTACATAATCTATGTATTAATGTACTGGAGTTATTTCTGGCAAATGGTTTTGGCGCTGCTGTAGAAGTACTGTGTAGGGCTATGATAACCATAACCTTGAACTTGCTACGACAGAGTTAAACAAGATCTGGCTCAAAGTTTCACAAGATGGATTTACATGAGTAGGATCGGAATTTGGGATTGGAAGGGAAGAAATGGGGCGTTGAAAAGGAAGAGCATGAGGATTTCTATTTCTCATGCACATTTTTTGTTGGTAGATACTGGCTCAAAGTAACCCGCACCTTGCTCATTCAAAGACCACATCCCTGCTGCCCGACACACACGTTGCCTGCTGCAAGCAGCATCCAGCTTCATTTACACGCCCCATACTCAGTCCTGATTGTCATACTGGCATGCTCTTGGGGCTTGAGCCTTTTTTATTGTCATGCTGGATTGCTGGTGTTCTCTTCCCTCTTGTGCCCATTTCCCTACCTTCTTCTAATACTTCATGGTGCCTTGTTCTTTTCGATATCTTCTGGTTTCCTCCGCCATCGGTGATGCAGGCACAACAAGGGTTTGGATCAATGCTTGTCAGCTTACTGTTTTGTGATCATAGTTGTATGGGTTTTATTGGCATTCAATATTTTGTCAAGGTTCTACTAACAGTTCCTTATTTTACCAGATTATGGCTGTGAAGAAGAACATCGAAGAGATACAAGGAAAGGACAGCTATCCATGGGGGCAACAACTGCTGATTTTCAATGGGAAGGTCTTGAAAGATGAAAGTACATTGGATGAGAATAAAGTAAACGAAGATGGGTTTCTAGTTGTCATGCTTAGTAAGGTTGGCTTCTAATACATCTCTGTGCTACGTATTATAGGAATCATTTCAGATAGCTATTATGTTTTACTGAAGTATTTGCCATAACTTTAGTCTGATGATGAAACAACTTGATTTTAGTGGAAAACTTGATGCAAAATTTACAGATATAATACAAATAAGATGAATTGTAACATGTGAAGAAAAGTTAAATGTAGGTACaaaatataatataattatTTGCCAACGGTGAATCTGTCTGAAACATTATTTGACCTGCAGTGGTGCTCTGCACTTATTGTTGATCATCTGGCATAGTTTAATACTTCTTTTGTATCACAGTTAAAAAGTACGTGATATGACAATACAAATTCTGGTACTGGGTGTTCCTTGAATGATATGTTTAATGTAGAAGAATGGTATATCTTTAGCACCACAGAACGTGTTATCCTTTATTCAACATTTTCCCTGTATGTACTCTTGCTCTGTTTCATATAAATTCATACTTATCCACTCTGTTTTATGCAGGGTAAAACATCTGGTTCAAGTGGAACTTCATCTTCCCAGGTAAAGTTATTTTCTTTGTGTGCGGAAAAACAAACTGCCAGCTTATGTACTAACTGCATGAACTATTACTAGCCCTCAAACACTCCTGCAGCAAGGCAGGCACCTCCTCTAGATGCCCCACAACAAGCTCCTCAGCCCCCGTGAGTTTTTGCTAtagcttttctttctttctctctaGCCTCTTCATTTGTTTTCATTCTTTTCATGAACTCAGGGGATGCATCTTTTTGCAGGGTGGCACCAACTACAACTTCTCAGCCTGAAGGACTTCCTGCACAGTATATTTCGAGCCTACCAATCACACATCTGTGCTATTAGGCGATTTTGACCACTTAAAATTCCCATTACTGTTTCCGTAGATATCCTCCATCAGAGGAAAAAAATGTCAACCTTTGTTGAGACTGTGAAGTTATTTGAAACATAAATCAATGCAACCTTGCAGAAATGACCATAGCTTGCAGGAACAGAACCTCCAACTTCTTCGTGTAAATTTAATACGACCCAATAGCTAAAATACTGCGAGTTAAGCCAAATTATAGTGACACATAACAAGTAGATGCGAGttcccccacccccacccataAAAATTTGGGAGTACAATAACTTTGTTGAAGATAGATTTGAAGTGGTCTTATGAATCTGAAAATATCCATTTCCTTTACTTTTTTTTGTTACATTTAGTAATTCTGCTAACAAAAACTGATtacttttattttcctttttgttaGGGCTCCTCCTAACACATATGACAATGCAGCATCAAGTCTTCTATCAGGAAGCAATGTTGACACAATGATTAACCAGCTAATGGAGATGGGTGGGGGAAGTTGGGACAGAGATAAAGTCCAAAGGGCTCTCCGTGCCGCTTACAACAACCCAGAACGTGCTGTTGAATACCTCTACTCTGTATGTATTTTTCTAGTTGCCCCATTATATTGCCTTTTTACACTTAATGATGGAATCCAATTTTCTGGTGCTAATAGATTGTTTCTGTCAAACATTAGGGTATTCCAGTGACAGCTGAAGTTGCTGTTCCAATTGGTGGCCAAGGAGCAAACACAACTGATCGAGCTCCTACTGGGGAAGCCGGTCTCTCTGGGATTCCAAACACTGCTCCACTAAATCTGTTCCCACAGGTGTACTTTATGTGGTTCAATCATTATCACTGCATGTTGAAGCATGTATTGACCATTAAACAATTCAGCAGGGAGGTTCCAATGCGGGAGGTGGTGCTGGTGGTGGACCACTTGATTTTCTTAGAAACAATCAACAGGTTCTCATTTTAGTTTTTGTCGTTTAAGATTTTTGGGTTGATTCTCTATTATTCCCCCTACATACAAAAATATAGTATTAGAAAATAAGTGCCCACAGTAGTAAGCTGTAACAGCATTATCTAGCACACTTGTTTCCTCACTAATCTTAGGGTAACATACTGTGCAAGGATGGACCTTATCCCATTGTGGTGTGAACATGAGCTTTGTAAAACTTTAATGAACCTTTCGTTTGGAATGACACCCCAAATATATGTCCATCTAACCTTCTCCTtaaaaatccaaaataactccAATGCAACTTTTTGCTTCATTCTTCCATGTGTAGCCCTACTTAAATGCACACTAATCAATGCAATCACACTAATGACTGATGTGCAACATGGTTATTTGGGATTGGCGGGGTGGGATTACTCCAGTTTATTAAGTAAAAAAACTCACTGTTCTAATTATGAATTAATAGCATATCAATTATTTTGCAGTTTCAAGCAGTTCGGGAAATGGTCCATACAAATCCACAAATTTTGCAGGTTTTGTATTCTTTGTTTTGGCTTACATTCTATGGCTTCTTATATAGCACCCACTTGAACTTTTTGCTGGTATTATGTTATAGCCTATGCTCGTTGAGTTGAGCAAGCAGAATCCTCAAATTCTAAGGTTGATTGAGGAGAATCATGATGAGTTTCTGCAGTTACTAAATGAGCCCTTTGAAGGTGGAGAGGGGTAAGCATTCTCTTATTTGGGTTCTGTCTGCTTCATTGCCACTTGCCAGTTGTCATAGATTTCTGGTACTTTGTGAATTGCTGTTTACTGGTTTTATAAATAGATAGTGTTATCTCATATTCTCATTTCTTCTGCCCGTTTCCTCAAAATCTCTAGGGACTTCTTAGACCAACCTGAGGAGGATGAAATGCCTCATGCTATCAGTGTTACACCAGAGGAGCAGGACGCCATTGGACGGGTAACCACGACGTTGCTGAACTCGCTACCCTCTCACTTCGTAGATATTTAAGAACACATAATCATGTTTTGGTTTGTTTTCGTATATTTCAGCTTGAATCCATGGGGTTCGACAGAGCACGTGTTATTGAAGCATTCATTGCC is a window encoding:
- the LOC8079399 gene encoding ubiquitin receptor RAD23b isoform X1 gives rise to the protein MKLTVKTLKGTHFEIRVQPNDTIMAVKKNIEEIQGKDSYPWGQQLLIFNGKVLKDESTLDENKVNEDGFLVVMLSKGKTSGSSGTSSSQPSNTPAARQAPPLDAPQQAPQPPVAPTTTSQPEGLPAQAPPNTYDNAASSLLSGSNVDTMINQLMEMGGGSWDRDKVQRALRAAYNNPERAVEYLYSGIPVTAEVAVPIGGQGANTTDRAPTGEAGLSGIPNTAPLNLFPQQGGSNAGGGAGGGPLDFLRNNQQFQAVREMVHTNPQILQPMLVELSKQNPQILRLIEENHDEFLQLLNEPFEGGEGDFLDQPEEDEMPHAISVTPEEQDAIGRLESMGFDRARVIEAFIACDRNEELAANYLLEHAGEED
- the LOC8079398 gene encoding gamma-glutamyl peptidase 3, which gives rise to MTTATTTKPAAERSGRRYALLLALWDSEYAKEVYGGYYTVFVSAFGDGASGGTDERWDSFRVIAGEFPAPEDLASYDGFVVSGSPHDAHGDEPWIRRLCALVQTVHAMRKRVLGVCFGHQVLCRALGGRVGRARNGWDVGVRKVTFAPDLLEGRLEFLIGDLVADELPAQSAGLIEVHQDEVWEIPPAATVLAYSEKTRVEVFAVGEHALGIQGHPEYTVDILHNLIDRLTGQKAIRRSVGEEARRTVAETGGPDRAFWTALCKGFLRGGGDRTQPALPAMRETTAAPEVTSCAVAGCGFTSAGAAAMIQLARSN
- the LOC8079399 gene encoding ubiquitin receptor RAD23b isoform X2 — protein: MKLTVKTLKGTHFEIRVQPNDTIMAVKKNIEEIQGKDSYPWGQQLLIFNGKVLKDESTLDENKVNEDGFLVVMLSKGKTSGSSGTSSSQPSNTPAARQAPPLDAPQQAPQPPVAPTTTSQPEGLPAQAPPNTYDNAASSLLSGSNVDTMINQLMEMGGGSWDRDKVQRALRAAYNNPERAVEYLYSGIPVTAEVAVPIGGQGANTTDRAPTGEAGLSGIPNTAPLNLFPQGGSNAGGGAGGGPLDFLRNNQQFQAVREMVHTNPQILQPMLVELSKQNPQILRLIEENHDEFLQLLNEPFEGGEGDFLDQPEEDEMPHAISVTPEEQDAIGRLESMGFDRARVIEAFIACDRNEELAANYLLEHAGEED